In Lycium ferocissimum isolate CSIRO_LF1 chromosome 7, AGI_CSIRO_Lferr_CH_V1, whole genome shotgun sequence, the sequence GGGCTGGccaacttttctttcttatccCGCTTGGGCCCATGCAATTTTTGGTAAGATTTTCTGTCATGCAATTTTTGactgacacttttttttttttttgacacatCTGTCTTCCCTGTTTCTATTTCCCATTTTCCTCCTGCTTGCGACTCAAATTATACTCTAAACGGGGAttaatatatgtacattttaaaaattgaacatTAATATTATCTCTTAtgtatttactttttaagtctttaTGGGTCCTtagtgtctcaattgtcctttcattttcttcatttgacATATACTTCCtctatctcaatttaagtgtctacttTTGATTAGATCtagagtttaagaaaataaaaatagactttcaaattttatgattctaaattaaaaatgtgtataatataataaaatatcatctgaatcttgtgattataaacttgacatgtaagatatttgaattgtcaatttactaaatataaaaagaggtgaAGATAACCagaataagacaaattttaataacaattgagaaattaagggaaaaaataagagaaaaagaaaaaatatggaGATTCACTAAGGATAATCGCAAAGATATCCTTCtttaaaatatacaaattataaagattaactaaattaattatgttggGCCTCATACACCACACGGCATAAATAATGTCTGATAGTGACTTCTGGTTCTAGAACCTTGTGAGTTTTATAGTCATCCTCGAGAAGCATAATTATTTAACATATTGAAACGTgttattttttgtttgatttgatttgattgctggaaaagaaaaaagacgaTTCCATCGTGAATTAGAATTTGATCACTCTGCACGAATAGCTGGGATCCACTTAATTCGGTATTTCTTAACAATCTTGAAGCTAGGAAATCACATGCAAAGGAGATTATTGTTAGGTACATTTATTATCCGATTTTACAAGaaatctttttcattttttgtttagaTGGCTTcatccgtctcaaattatccatgttctttctaaaaatagttaatttatatgatacaatttgaattttgagaatcaaatttctttattttgatGGTGAGTGCGGACAAatgatctttaagtttttttaaaaaataatttatatatttaaaaattaaataaaaaattataagtcacaataattaataatttaaaatatttaaaagacattcAAATAAATGGcgatcaatttttttatttgactcTCGAACTTCGAACTTATcacatataaattgggacaggggtaatatttcaaattatttgttactcctttcgtttcaatttatgtgaactcatttgATTGGGCATGACATTTaaaaaagagtgaagacttttgaaacttgtaattcAAAATAGGTCTTGAATATTTATGTGACTGTAAATCagttcataaagtgaatttattttcaaattaggaaagagatcattcattttgacacgaactaaaaaagaaataagttcatataaattgaaactgaAGGAGTATTTCTTTTCACATTTTACCTTTAGTAGTAATTAGCACTTCTCTTTTCCCCACAAATGAGCACTTACTCATTGTACTAGAATATTTATGTAAATTATTACTCATCTGACAGCTTTTTAACTCTTCTCACATGTTCTCTAGCAGATGGAGGAACGTTGATATTCATAATTGTACCCTTCCCCACGTAATATATGAATTGTTGtcaacggaaaaaaaaaaaaaaaaaggatacatACAGTATTTAGAACAGAGCAAAAGTACCCACGTGGCACGGCCTATCAATATAATATTTGATGTGAGTAGCACTTATAACAATGTGATTATTTATTAGAAATattgatttttaaatattattattattttatttattatacagaaatgagagtttaagtGGACGAAAAGGGCATACTAGGACTTTAGGAGTTCTACAAAATTGGTAATTCTATATACCTTTAAATTGACcacacgtgtatatatatatatatagaaatgagagtttaagtGGATGAAAGGGGCATACTAGGACTTTAGGAGTTCCACAAAATTGGTAATTCCATATATCTTTAAATTGAtcacacgtatatatatatatattattatagtatattatatatatatatatatatatatatatatatatatatatatagtattattattttatttattattatatagaaatgagagtttaagtGGATGAAAGGGGCATACTATGACTTTAAATTGGTAATTCTATATACCTTTAAAGATCACACAAAATTGGTAGTTCCACAAAATTGGTAATTCTATATACCTTTAAATTGACCacacgtatattatatatattattatagtatattatatttattatatagaAATAAGAGTTTAAGTACGAACAGGGGCATACTAGGACTTTAGGAGTTCCATCAAATTGGTAATTCTATATACCTTTAAATTGACCACACGTGTTCCACAAATGATTTTGAGTTATCCACGTATACTAACTCTGCACTTTAGATACCTAGTAGCCCTTAATTTTATCaaggtaaaaaagaaaaagactaggcgtttatattatgttgttacaTGTAATGCTTAACTTCACAATTCGACACTTCAACTCCTCTCTTCACTGCCATCTCTATGTTTGGTGAGTTTCCCCATCATCATCTTTCAataaattttcctagaaaattctAAGCTAAAAGATACCCAATTTAAATTGTGAATTATATGCCTAAATTATCTACAAATACTCGATAATTGAGATTGCCTTCTACAAATCATTGTGTAGAAAGTGTATGTCACTCATATGAACAACCTATGTATGATACGCTCAAGAAAAACTATAGTTTTCTTTCATTTGTTTTTGTTAAACTGTTTCTACTATTTGCCTAACCACGTGTTAACCAGAAAATTAGATATTATAAGTATAAAACGTACTATTGTTTTTCCTGTAATCATGATTAGGACTTTGTTTTGACTAATTAAATCTCAACCTCCTTAATTATGGCATGTGTCTCTCGTCCAAATTAAATAGAAACTTAGAGAAATGGAAACAATAGAAAATGGAGAGGTGCCGAATCCCCAAAAAAATCTACTCTTTTATTTATGTGTGCTTCATTAAAACTTTCCAAAGCCTCCTACTTGAGTTTAAGCTAAGTAGAAAATATACCAAAAGACATGTTAACCAGAAAACCCTAGATCAAGGACAAGGAGTTGAGCAAGCATGCAGTGTCAAGGATGCTTTCCATCCTTATAGATgaacttattgaatttgctatCAATGGGTTAAACTATTTTTGTTTCCTTCTGCATCGTATCTAATGCCATCGTTATCTTCTAAATTATTATAAAGTTGTGTTCTTCTCTCTAAATTATCTTACTTAAACTTATTTTGTTCACTTGAGCTCAAACATgtaagtgttgggcccgtgctgaTATCTAGTTTATATAATCATATAGTACTAACCGTTCTGATCAATTAGAGAAAGTTTCACTTGGTAAGATTAAGAGAAATTTGTGAATTGTGAATACTTTGGATCCTAACTGTTTAGTCGAAACTTGTTCCCTATTGCCAACATAGATTACACTAATCTGATTTGACAAGAAAGCAATTGAAATTACAGTAACACAATAGCTGAGATCGATTAAAAGGTGGATCTGATTattggtggaaaaaaaaaaaaaagatgtgattattcaacatgaaaatataTCCCAAGCTCAGTGGAGAAATATATATTTCAGATTGTTACAATACTTAATATAAGTTAATCTTTAACTTAGAACTTAAGAACTTGTTTACTTGCACTTCCTTGTTTCCCCATAGCCCTTTCAAGAGCTGTATGAAAATCATTAAAAGGTACCATCTCCATCCtgtaaaaaagataaatatttaCTCGTATCGAACTTTTATATTcaactaaataatttaattttaatgtgGGATTACAtagggtatgttgttgttgtggttatcacatcatatatgattaagtattaaaaaatatatattttatatttattggcTTGATATAAACATCTAATGTGAGTattgttttaataaaaaaagACATCAACCGATGCCACTTTGTAGATTATTACAAATCAAATTAACCTCAATTTCGTAAAAGAACACTTTTAAACTATCATATCACTTAAATCTTATTACAGATCTGTATATAAAAGATGAAATTAGTaacttagaaaataaaataattatttattacaacatattaaaatatattcattgtaaaaaatatttttatactatcattgtatatatgttaaattcatcccaaaaaaataaaaaatggaagttCTTTTTTGTGGTTGAAAACCCCTTTTGTAAGATCACCAATGGTTAAGGGattattccttttctttttcaaactttTCGTGACGATACTTGTGCACTAGGAATTGTttcatcaaaatatttataaagtaagaaaattcaagattaTAGTAACATTTTAATTTGATCCACTCACCCAAAGGAGGAAAAAGGTCAACATATTCCTTTATAATTTCATTCGAAGAAAGTAACTTTATAAagatttttcatgtgttattttcaaatatcttatttgtaaaaataattttttctttataaaaatagaaattttaaGTTAGCGATCGTACTCATATTTTAATCTCCCAGCACGAGCAAGAGCCAAGAGAGAATCAATCGAACACCTATATGCTGCTTTGTCTAAAGTCTTTTCTTGTAGCCAGTATCCTTTCAATGAAATctcctgcaaaaaaaaaaaaaaaaaaaaaaacaattattcCAATAGCGACAGTTCAATATacaatcaaaaaaattatgtagTGTTTAAATTACATAATTGACCATTTGAAACTAACCTTGAATATGAAATATGTGGTAGATATGGTAATAGGCTTCTTTGACATCCCTCCATATGTAACCATTGTGCCACCTTGcctgaaaaataaaaacattctTAGTTTTCTTTACaacataaattaaattacaagctaactatataaaaataaaaaaggtgtCTCACTTTAAGAATTTGACGACCAAAGTAGCTGCATTTCCACCAATACAGTTCAAACCCAAAAGAGGTTCAGGTATATCATCCTACAATATGTTACCGTTACAACATATTAAAATACACTCGCTAATTGTGCAAtatttatcatatatataatttaaatctgTACCAGGAGACTTTTGATAGATTTTACTTCGAGTTCACTCTCAGTAAACACTTTATCAGCACCAAGtttcattaatttttcttttacttcatcAGATCCTGGTTTATCTCTTATAATATTAACACTATGAATTCCACGAACTCGAGCTAGCTGAATAACACATTGTCCCACAATGCTTGTAGCTCCGTTTTGAACAATTGTGTCCCCTGTTTTatggaaagaataattaatttttttatgataacCAAATTAAAGTAATTTTAAAGGTTTTAATTTGGGAATTAAAAACAAACCTGGTTTTAAAGCCACAAAGTCCTCAAGCATTCTCAAGGCACTCAAAGGATTAACAGAAACAGTGGCAGCATATTCAAGTGGAGTGCTTTTATCAATTTTGTACCACAAACTTTGGTCTTCTACAACATATGTTTGCCATGTCCCTAAAGAGTGACATGAGgatatcattattatcattgaaCTTTATTATCAGAGGCGAatccaaaataaaaacaatacgagaaaaatcatactttctccagttcaaaataagtgaatCTTTGTGGCATGTCTAAGAAAGTTAATTAATTACATTAACTAAATGATCATTTTGACAATACTATCCTTTTAGTTTCCCAAACTTTTCTTACAAGTAAAATGAGTCAATGTTGGGATTTGAAAAACCAATTCGAGAGAAGggtaacttttgaaaattaaCTATACCTCTTTGTGCTTTGAAAAATTCAGGtattttggacaaaaaaaaagtgttagaaattcatttattttggaCTGGAGAGAGTATTTCGGAGAATTTTAAATTCGGGTTCcattaaaaaatacaaattttgGACGAAATCTGTCAAAATTGACTTGTCGTAAACGTTTCTGATGGATATTCCATCTCATGGCATTCTGAGAgaaattcacatttttttaagaaggtaataacaaaagtaaaaaaaaaaaaaaaaaattacccggAAGATAAGCAGAATGAATAACCCAATCACCAGGGGTAAGAGCTTTAACTGCAGAGCCAACAGAATGTACTTCACCAACCCCTTCCCATCCCCCAATTGCTGGTACTGGTGGTCGAATTGGATAAACTCCTGTTATTTAATGAATCATAATTAGAAAATTATGGGGATGAGGGGAGAAAATTTATTCCAATAAAATTAATATCACTGAtgatataaagaaaaaaaaaagtactagtAGTACTTTTGATGCAAAAAGTTGACAAAAGACTAGTTAAATCAAAGGTACAAAGTAAAATTATTACTCCTTCCATCCTAATTGACGTTgccacacttttctttttagtcaaaAATAACTTAATTTCAAActgttttcaaatttcaaaaacaGCTCAGAGTGGTTCTTTGGGAGAAATTTCACTTCCACTCATAAAacttcaaaattaaattttcaagtaAAATGCATGTTCAAACATAACtccaagtttcaaaaatcacatttttaaatctcaaattttcaagtttcaagttTCACCAAACGGCCAATAaagtgaatgaaaaaaaaaaggttttcatttttattaatttcaccTAACAACACTATACttgcgtttctttttttttttttttttttttttaaatcctccaaatttttctatgAATTGACTAAAACTGATATCTTACTGCATAAATGGTGCGTTGTTGTTCATGCACCTCTTAGGAGAAAGCAAAAACATATATACTCAAAAAGGCTAGTATTATTAGAAAGCCAAAAAAGAGAGGTTATAATCGAACCCTCTATTCTGTTGATATCAGCAGGATTGATCGGAGCTGCAAGCATTCTAACACACACATCATTCTCATTGATCTCCACCGGTGGTATCTCTGTAAGTCTgccagaaaaataataatagcaCATTCATAATAATCGCTAAATAGAAAAATGCACCAGATGTAACACTACTAGAAAATAGTGATTTTCCGACAGCAGTTGTAGTCGGGGCAGTAGTACTTTGAAAACACGAGGACATTGCATGGTGCAACCACCGCTAAAAAATCACCGTTTTCTTACTGAAAAATGTTTAGCGGCTATTTTCAcagaaaatataatagttttTTCGCACtgaaaaattagaaagttttTCAGCATTTCAATGGAAACTTTCCACCATGCGTTTTCACGTAAAAAATGAGGTGGTCAAATCATGTTTAATAACATAAATTTCCAACCCATTGTTGATGAAAAAAACCTCTGTTTCTAGTAGTTAACGGACCTGGTGACGGTGTCGGGTGGGCCCTGTTGGTCGTACACGACGGCAGTGGACGGTGGAGACACGACAGCCGgaaaatttatttgtttatcaTGACAAAAAGGAACGCAACGTGAGTGCTGTGATAACATtatttcctctctctctctctagacCACTCGTTAAAGTTTGGTctattggattgttgtgttcacttgtaaaaaaaaatgaggcgaACATGGTGGTACTTAAATAATGGTAAGCTAGAAGGCAAGATATTAGTAGGGAACCGACCACAGATTTGGATAAtataataaacaaaaaaaaaaattggtttcttaggccccgtttggacatggtttgaaaccatgtttggatatgcaatttggatattttaaggagtattttctcttatacacataaaaaccccacaaggtgtgaaaactatcaaaacattcttaattcttatataatcttaccaaatgagcaagttatagtccataacaaaattaatacgctaattcataacaaccggctaaaaattaatactagaagacctttctaaaaatacaacatcaattgatcaaatttttgttcaataaataaaattaaactatgggtctttttttacaaaatcaaaatgttggtagacataaataaaatttggtggaagttaatgagattggtaaatgattgatgggagtaattgttaaaaatatttaccaacttatgggtctttttttacaaaatataaacttatgggttaaattttatatttagaaaaattgaaaccatggtttcaaaattcatggccaaacgcctacttaagtTTGGTTTTTCAATCTTAGTTTATTCGATACTAGTAGTATTTAATTTGATTGcatttgatttttttccctttttgtttatataatttgtatattaattagtaaaagtaaaacaaaatgttaaaataataatgataagttttTTTTGGATGCAGAATTATCATTTAAACTTCATATTgtaataaattttaattcttaaaaatcgtataaaaataaattaattcacAATATAAAAAACTTCATATAAAAAATgtcatccgaacccccttcgACGGGAAATTACACTGTATTTATAtggttaaaatatttttgatgtatatatagtagatgttgaacccttGACTTCTTCTGTGTGTTTACTTACTCATTTTTTAAACTCTCTTACTAAGAATCCTAATTCCGCAACTGTTGTTCATAttacatgatgatttgataagcTGAGTAAACTCATATAATTTTTTGACTATTGAATATTTTGCTCATATAATTAAagataaatttgaaaaagagaaaTTAATATCTTTTTATTATGTAAAAAGCTGTTTATGTTATAAAATTAAAGCATCATATATTATGAATTGAAGGAAGTTGTAGCACTATACAAAGTCAAAAGCATCCCACCTGTTTCAAATGATTTTGGAAGTCGATCATatgttttttataaaataaatttttatattatcagatcTTTCGAAAAAATCTGcaaacaagttttcaaaattgtgatatttaaaattttaaaaataaaatatattgacCTACTATAGCAAAACataaaagtaattttatttaGGCTGTAAATAAACAGCTCGCCGCGCACATCTCCACCACTTCCTTTCTTTGACAAAATTTATAGTGGGTTATGGGAACAGGGACCCACTTAGATTTGGGACAGATGTCATGTTCAAATTATCGCCCCTCCGGTCCATGCAATAATTCAGGTCACGAATTCcgtctcaaaataagtatcaTCCTAACAAAAATCACGCTCattaaaaatcaataaatattaTATGGAGTTTACTAAATTATCTCTATTTATTATATAATTTCTTAGAGCTAACCAATATTAAAGAGAACTATTGCTTTAATGTTAAGGGCATCATTGAAAATACTTGTCAATTTTTATCTTGAATTCTTaagggaaaactacgtatatatacatgttaaggagaaatatttacgaaacgtaacgatagttttccttatttacaaaacataacgatatattacaaaacatgacggattttcatatatttttcgttttttttttttttttttttaaaaatatatatatttttttaaaaaaatatttttatttttaaaaaaataatttttatatatattttttaaatattaattttttttttttttttgctcaatggcttaaaaaattacctcatatttctatgtatgaaa encodes:
- the LOC132062955 gene encoding enoyl-[acyl-carrier-protein] reductase, mitochondrial-like isoform X1; translation: MLSQHSRCVPFCHDKQINFPAVVSPPSTAVVYDQQGPPDTVTRLTEIPPVEINENDVCVRMLAAPINPADINRIEGVYPIRPPVPAIGGWEGVGEVHSVGSAVKALTPGDWVIHSAYLPGTWQTYVVEDQSLWYKIDKSTPLEYAATVSVNPLSALRMLEDFVALKPGDTIVQNGATSIVGQCVIQLARVRGIHSVNIIRDKPGSDEVKEKLMKLGADKVFTESELEVKSIKSLLDDIPEPLLGLNCIGGNAATLVVKFLKQGGTMVTYGGMSKKPITISTTYFIFKEISLKGYWLQEKTLDKAAYRCSIDSLLALARAGRLKYEMEMVPFNDFHTALERAMGKQGSASKQVLKF
- the LOC132062955 gene encoding enoyl-[acyl-carrier-protein] reductase, mitochondrial-like isoform X2; amino-acid sequence: MLSQHSRCVPFCHDKQINFPAVVSPPSTAVVYDQQGPPDTVTRLTEIPPVEINENDVCVRMLAAPINPADINRIEGVYPIRPPVPAIGGWEGVGEVHSVGSAVKALTPGDWVIHSAYLPGTWQTYVVEDQSLWYKIDKSTPLEYAATVSVNPLSALRMLEDFVALKPGDTIVQNGATSIVGQCVIQLARVRGIHSVNIIRDKPGSDEVKEKLMKLGADKVFTESELEVKSIKSLLDDIPEPLLGLNCIGGNAATLVVKFLKQGGTMVTYGGMSKKPITISTTYFIFKEISLKGYWLQEKTLDKAAYRCSIDSLLALARAGRLKYDS